TGGCGCTGGCCTTGATTTCACCGCGGTCGCCCGCGAACGGCGCGATCATGATCGAGGCCACCTCGTCGCCGGCCTTGAACTTGCTGTCGTCGAACGGCGCCTCGTTGCCTTTCGTCACCCAGTAGGTGCCGCCGCCATTGGCCGGCTTGGCATCCTTGCTCATGACCTCGGGCTTGCCGTTGACGAGCTTGATGTCGCTGTAGCCGCCGCCGGTCTTGGGATCGCCGTGGCGACCGGCCTCGGGGGACTTCTCCTTGTCGTATTTGGTGTGGTCCAGGTACTGGTCGTCGACCTGGCCGACCGGCAGGGTGCGCACAAGCTTGAGGTGCCACATGTCGCCCAGTTCGCCGGCCTCGGCGGTGTACTTGTTGCCGAAGGGCTTGCCCGGCTCGCCGGCGTGGCAGGCGATCTGACAGCCGCGGCGGTCGAAGCCGAAGATGGAATCGTTGATGTTCCAGATCAGCGCCGCCTTGTCCTCGTAGACCTTGTTGTTGTCGCCGCCCTTGTCGTCGGGGTCCTTCACCTTGGCCCACGAGCCGTCGGCCTGTTTCTTGTAAGGGCTGCGCTGGTAGCTGAGGGTGGGATCGTCCCACTGCAGGAGGACATAGAGCATGTCCCCCACATAGGCGGCCTTGATCGTGCCCTTGGTCTCGCCGGAACCGCCGAAGTTGACCCCCTTGATCGCCGTGATGGAGGTGGCGGTCGCCTGACCCCAGGCGGCGTCGCCGGCGTCGCCGTCGAGCGTCGGCGCCGCCGAGCCCTTGACGGCCGTCACCGTGAACTCGTCCGCCGCCTGGGCGGCCGAAACAGCCAGCGCCAGCGCGCCCCCCATGACCAGGGCGGTGCCGGCCGGTTTCAGAAAGCGTTTCATGCCTGTCTCCTCAGCAAGGGGTGATGCCTCGTGGTTAAGCCCGCTTCCCGCCGTTTGCGGAGGGGGTCGGGGGAGTGCCCGTTCGATCGGGCGGTTGCCCGGCATGGCCGGGGTGATCGTCGTGCCAGCCGGTGATCATCATCTTGAAGCCGGCGGCGGCGGTGGTTCCCATGGTGCCCATGTAGATGTGGCCCAGCAGGAAAAGGGTGAGCAGGAAGCCGATGACGTAATGGGCGACCGCCAGCGGCAGCAATCCATCCATGCCGAACAGCCGCTCCGGCGCCCATTCGGGAAAGAAGAAGGCGATGCCGGTAACGATCAAAAATGGCATGGCCACGTACATGACCAGCAGGTAGGTGGCCTGTTGCAGCACGTTGAACTTTTTCCCGGGCGTCGGCACCGTCGGCGGCGGCGCGCCCTTGAAGATGCCGGACGCGACATAGGCGTTCTGGGCGTTGAGCCCGGAAATCAGCTCGTCGGCCGCCGGCACGTACTGCCGCCAGTTCCCGGAAACCGTGTTCCACACCAGGTACGCGACATAGAGAACGGTCAGCGCGATGCCCGAGACGTTGTGGATGGTGCGCGCGATGTCGAAGCGGATGAGTGGCAGGCCGGGGTCGGAGAAGTGCAGGCTGAAACCCGACGCCATCAGCAGGATCATCAGGGTGGCGTTCGTCCAGTGCCAGAGGCGGAGCCACAGCGGGATGATGTAGACGCGCTCAGCCATTGCGGCGCCTCCGCCTGATGCCGGCCACGATCCTCGCCAGGCCATGCAGCGCGATGCCGCCCACCACCACCGCCGCGACCAGGCCGAAAGCCAGATCGAGGTAGCGGTTGCGGGTGGCGCCGATCACGTAGGCCTCGTTCAGGATCACGCTGTTGATGAAGCCGACCGTTTCGCGTTCCTCCTCGACCAGATGCCGATACAGCCGCACGCGCAGGGTCGAATTGGCCGAGTGGCAGGCGACGCAGTTCTTCTCGGCCCGTTCGGCGGCCAGGATTTCATGAGACAGGATGCTCTGCGGCACCGGCGTGTGGCATTCGACGCAGCGCACCGCCGCCCAGTGCAGCGGCGTGTTGGGCAGCCAGGCGTGGATCTTCTGCAGGTCGGGCAGGGGGTCCTTGCTCAATTGTGCGAAACGTTCGCCCGAGGCGTGACATTGCAGGCACATGGCGTTGTCCTGGCGCACCGCCTGGCGGGTGGTGCTGAAGTGCGACGCCTTGAGGAAGACGTGGGGATCGTGGCAGGT
The window above is part of the Shumkonia mesophila genome. Proteins encoded here:
- a CDS encoding ethylbenzene dehydrogenase-related protein, yielding MKRFLKPAGTALVMGGALALAVSAAQAADEFTVTAVKGSAAPTLDGDAGDAAWGQATATSITAIKGVNFGGSGETKGTIKAAYVGDMLYVLLQWDDPTLSYQRSPYKKQADGSWAKVKDPDDKGGDNNKVYEDKAALIWNINDSIFGFDRRGCQIACHAGEPGKPFGNKYTAEAGELGDMWHLKLVRTLPVGQVDDQYLDHTKYDKEKSPEAGRHGDPKTGGGYSDIKLVNGKPEVMSKDAKPANGGGTYWVTKGNEAPFDDSKFKAGDEVASIMIAPFAGDRGEIKASAKWANGKWTVEMSRKLATGSKFDIQFSDMGKEYAFGVAFFDNAQVRHAYQEKPLKLVFQK
- a CDS encoding cytochrome b/b6 domain-containing protein, which codes for MAERVYIIPLWLRLWHWTNATLMILLMASGFSLHFSDPGLPLIRFDIARTIHNVSGIALTVLYVAYLVWNTVSGNWRQYVPAADELISGLNAQNAYVASGIFKGAPPPTVPTPGKKFNVLQQATYLLVMYVAMPFLIVTGIAFFFPEWAPERLFGMDGLLPLAVAHYVIGFLLTLFLLGHIYMGTMGTTAAAGFKMMITGWHDDHPGHAGQPPDRTGTPPTPSANGGKRA
- a CDS encoding cytochrome c3 family protein, which produces MQTSVRLLAAVGLMVLIGGGTAVAQTATKVEPAELERIRRSNAQCLDCHSEAGLQALTRPDVDKADLADRLVDPELFLKSNHANVECVACHVTGFKEFPHAEATKQQINNCDECHTRTFLRIEDQFAKSVHAKTAEARPGSFTCVTCHDPHVFLKASHFSTTRQAVRQDNAMCLQCHASGERFAQLSKDPLPDLQKIHAWLPNTPLHWAAVRCVECHTPVPQSILSHEILAAERAEKNCVACHSANSTLRVRLYRHLVEEERETVGFINSVILNEAYVIGATRNRYLDLAFGLVAAVVVGGIALHGLARIVAGIRRRRRNG